The following coding sequences are from one Shumkonia mesophila window:
- a CDS encoding ABC transporter ATP-binding protein, which translates to MGSIRLENVSKTFGKLQVIPPLDLDIDEGEFVVFVGPSGCGKSTLLRLIAGLEDVTTGAIHIDGKDVTQVRPARRGLAMVFQSYALYPHMSVRRNIAFPLKMAGMDRAEIDRMVERAAQVLNLTNYLDRRPGQLSGGQRQRVAIGRAIVRSPKAFLFDEPLSNLDAALRVNMRLEISELHKKLQTTMVYVTHDQVEAMTMADKIVVLRDGIIEQIGSPLELYRRPANLFVAGFIGSPKMNFIEGPEAKDRNAQTIGVRPEHLQLSTEAGTWRGTVGVAEHLGSDTFFHVTVEGVGALTVRAPGEVDLQYGDTVYVTPEAEKVHAFDEKGKVIQ; encoded by the coding sequence ATGGGAAGCATTAGACTAGAGAACGTTTCCAAAACCTTCGGCAAACTCCAGGTCATCCCGCCGCTGGATCTGGACATCGACGAGGGCGAATTCGTGGTTTTCGTTGGCCCCTCGGGGTGCGGGAAGTCGACCCTCCTGCGATTGATCGCCGGCCTGGAGGACGTCACCACCGGAGCCATCCACATCGATGGCAAGGATGTCACCCAGGTCCGTCCCGCCCGTCGCGGATTGGCCATGGTGTTCCAGTCCTACGCCCTTTATCCCCACATGTCGGTGCGCAGGAACATCGCCTTCCCGCTGAAAATGGCCGGCATGGACCGGGCCGAGATCGACCGTATGGTCGAAAGGGCGGCGCAGGTCCTTAACCTGACGAACTATCTCGACCGCCGTCCGGGCCAGCTTTCGGGCGGGCAGCGCCAGCGCGTCGCTATTGGCCGCGCCATCGTCCGCTCGCCGAAAGCCTTCCTGTTCGACGAACCGCTGTCCAACCTGGACGCCGCCTTGCGGGTCAACATGCGGCTCGAAATCTCGGAACTGCACAAGAAACTCCAGACGACCATGGTTTACGTGACCCACGATCAGGTCGAAGCCATGACCATGGCCGACAAGATCGTCGTGTTGCGGGACGGGATCATCGAGCAGATCGGCTCGCCGCTCGAACTCTATCGCCGTCCGGCCAACCTGTTCGTCGCGGGTTTTATCGGCTCGCCGAAGATGAACTTCATCGAGGGTCCCGAAGCGAAGGACCGCAACGCCCAAACCATCGGCGTGCGTCCGGAACACCTGCAACTCTCCACCGAGGCCGGAACCTGGCGAGGGACCGTCGGCGTGGCCGAACATCTGGGATCCGACACCTTCTTCCACGTGACCGTGGAAGGTGTCGGCGCCCTGACGGTCCGAGCGCCGGGAGAGGTGGACCTCCAATACGGCGACACCGTCTATGTCACGCCGGAGGCTGAGAAGGTCCATGCCTTCGACGAGAAAGGGAAGGTCATCCAATGA
- a CDS encoding carbohydrate ABC transporter permease: MAHKHIDRSKIYFTVLAWFIGLLIFFPILWTILTSFKTEAQAIAAPPLFLNFDWTLENYGEVQERSNYFRHFWNSVVISLGSTLVGLTIAIPAAWAMAFVPGRRTKDVLMWMLSTKMLPPVGVLIPIYLIFRDTGLLDTRTGLVIVLTLINLPIIVWMLYTYFKEIPGEILEAARMDGAGLWSEIVHVLTPMAVPGIASTLLLNIILAWNEAFWTLNLTAANAAPLTAFIASYSSPEGLFYAKLSAASTMAIAPILVMGWFSQKQLVRGLTFGAVK, translated from the coding sequence ATGGCGCACAAACATATCGACAGAAGCAAAATCTACTTCACCGTGCTCGCATGGTTCATCGGCCTTCTGATCTTCTTCCCTATCCTCTGGACCATATTGACCAGCTTCAAGACCGAGGCCCAGGCCATCGCCGCGCCGCCGCTGTTCCTCAATTTCGACTGGACCCTTGAGAACTACGGCGAGGTTCAGGAACGGTCCAACTATTTCCGCCATTTCTGGAACTCGGTGGTGATTTCGCTGGGATCCACGCTGGTGGGCCTGACGATCGCCATTCCCGCTGCCTGGGCCATGGCCTTCGTGCCGGGCCGGCGGACCAAGGATGTCCTGATGTGGATGCTGTCCACCAAGATGCTGCCGCCGGTCGGTGTCCTGATCCCGATCTATCTGATCTTCCGGGATACCGGGTTGCTGGACACGCGAACCGGCCTGGTCATCGTCCTGACCCTGATCAACCTGCCGATCATCGTCTGGATGCTCTACACCTACTTCAAGGAAATCCCCGGCGAGATCCTGGAAGCCGCACGGATGGACGGCGCCGGCCTGTGGTCGGAAATCGTCCATGTCCTCACGCCCATGGCGGTGCCGGGCATCGCGTCGACCTTGTTGCTCAACATCATCCTGGCCTGGAACGAAGCGTTCTGGACCCTCAACCTGACGGCCGCCAACGCGGCCCCGTTGACGGCCTTCATCGCCAGCTACTCCAGCCCGGAAGGGCTGTTCTACGCCAAACTTTCCGCTGCCTCGACCATGGCGATCGCACCCATTCTGGTGATGGGCTGGTTCAGCCAGAAACAACTGGTTCGCGGCTTGACCTTCGGCGCTGTGAAATAG